The Drosophila biarmipes strain raj3 chromosome 2L, RU_DBia_V1.1, whole genome shotgun sequence genome has a window encoding:
- the LOC108036749 gene encoding uncharacterized protein LOC108036749 isoform X3 — MEVATTNNLSQSHHHHHNHRLQPSGGSGGSGGSRSPFQREVREWQRIDPNTGALFSGRLEADRWIDGPLNSYGKKSSSSISSQSSNNSNLTTAAQASNTHRSAGKISLHAIVGPESSSSSLSSSSLSAVWAKQADLYGQLPGGVGGSGAVDADVAGAPPTQRRDLESFRHYNDDDDDLRLTARHQRRQQVSQSVYAPPVPPIGSGLLQRSRSISTDDLSNDWEREDPAEQPVGEWRRVSKLRRSFQSQDHYKSPGPSTRPRPLDLPGSSVSVARLRAELENGRRLHTAMRNNHVDLAALDNILNTPSAKPTVAKRNTFLTAESLQEIRGKLKKLSDESLYKEDFLAYHQKKPVAAREISVEKVDPSPPAQSTPSAFRPVHNTHSLESRQRQRDTSSSEWHLRRKSYGFEKMSPPEDKSIFRVDASTDSGLGRSGEQLGNWSPTEKERERNERNAAAAHQHGGTIVHFGRSLKTTVPSSPASPTDGELSKRHSIAVEETWRDVRKTSQVHVNGGTAVSSSSNTSHLQRGSAQKRVEFCKTEVHFAAESGRVNIVETDGKPPPTQNFRRRRRTTTSSGPLQSLVKSASAGGSSGGTTTQTSEVTHFGDAVDRRKTIATSTVAYRAALMDPPEVVSQPISSSSSTTASSTQVTVTTVAKPVHEPRFSLMESTSRNSYTSTSGVDTTDNETDELSNIRGILKNKPVKPKPYHLGENIESADVLWSVPAMKMDRDSPSARDIGTTSDSPVSPKSVAERIRIVEQRQQLKHPSPAGNGYSTKINVSLGSEDWSDPGTAMHHHPSPSPKYRQFRRPSAQELLLEDLRQHQRILDEGLKSTSLIMRTMRSASEFDEAMRRLSIASIESALVQPPVVVPTPMLRSHSYHEEGSASYSPTRRPSTVSTTSITSSDLFGSALYDSLSRTPLAPPRLKLLGNTRIPVSQQLTQLRRLYDAAEQDPEDSADEEVKRYFRDSNSDSGGGTQGSSSPDQQPTESFKGSEYSSSWSRLKARRTIWKIEAQDKMLQRADLPKSNVMNIALHAPRIEKPKVTPPTLRIGQLIPVAKPRTLFIQPQVQAQSTVDNADESGSESLKIVKEARGARKLREHELSYFGVQQQQQQSKLPTTTTNSRRTLPSRGKTDQSDGTKDTANTHTHTNTTTTTKWQLLNDRPDLLRHSNPQQIHNGTTKDLDQDGGDLDEDEEHCYENIATELTTTFRVKSPSRSPDRSRSPSSYERKTDLQRDAQILSEMTRNADQTLKALSDEAAIKDQRRRSCSLQRRSSKPLETIDEKVKAYPPLMGVGRGTFASEARRHSRQSTPSPLTARSSSQSSIDCCPRDRSRSSSRESMTHGGGSSDDQVATKQRAERLRMRTPKREKSRHEPIEVRFTRHSSKPRGGSSTTAASSLESKRSAHHSRHSREVDHSAETKTSSSSRLLRSSRAVDDGRPRQSSHRDREKERDRERSRGTEKHREELTRSRGHSSRSRHSEHPSSGARESSRPSKTRSSRSSHDSETTHKKSSATAKSTTANSKSSKTTAHKPPSALASTTTTPTTTHHELTYVYVTNLASTHTDTSEESPGKPVERAGEPAKEADYASIDEVEVSETPQPPPRSKRKRSLIPVPVSQPASYEYRTKLQMIPASYSNQSTLRCRSLARKKPSLKATQSTSSSFAFLPYLPAKRNSSVSHVYDNYLLYATSEELRKSEKLRPYQNNLSNEHAQLFGGAAPGVVAREGRGRLGGWPRRLKMRQVRSSVSTHQPFGICTCS, encoded by the exons ATGGAAGTGGCCACAACAAACAATCTCAGCCAGAGCCATCACCATCATCATAATCACCGTCTGCAGCCCTCGGGTGGCTCGGGTGGCTCGGGGGGCTCGCGGTCCCCCTTCCAGAGGGAGGTGCGTGAATGGCAACGCATCGATCCCAACACCGGGGCCCTCTTCAGCGGACGCTTGGAGGCAGACCGCTGGATAGATGGACCGCTGAACAGCTACGGCAAG AAAAGCAGTTCGAGCATTTCCAGCCAAAGCAGCAACAATTCGAACCTAACAACTGCAGCTCAGGCGAGCAACACCCACAGAAGTGCGGGCAAAATAAGCCTACATGCAATTGTGGGACCagaatcatcatcatcatcattatcatcgTCGTCATTGTCAGCGGTTTGGGCCAAGCAGGCTGACTTATATGGCCAACTCCCAGGCGGCGTGGGTGGTTCGGGTGCTGTTGATGCTGACGTCGCCGGGGCCCCACCAACGCAACGTCGTGATTTGGAAAGTTTCCGGCATTAtaacgatgacgacgacgatcTGCG ACTCACCGCTCGTCACCAGCGCCGACAGCAGGTGTCCCAGTCGGTCTACGCCCCTCCAGTGCCCCCAATAGGATCCGGTTTGCTGCAGCGCTCGCGCTCCATTTCCACGGACGATCTCAGCAACGACTGGGAGCGAGAGGATCCCGCCGAGCAGCCGGTGGGCGAGTGGCGCAGGGTCAGCAAGCTGCGTCGCTCCTTCCAGTCGCAGGATCACTACAAGAGTCCGGGCCCCTCGACTCGCCCTCGGCCCCTGGATCTGCCGGGAAGCTCGGTGAGCGTTGCCCGTTTGCGGGCGGAACTGGAAAACGGACGTCGGCTGCACACGGCCATGCGGAACAATCACGTGGACCTGGCCGCCCTGGACAACATTCTGAACACTCCGTCGGCGAAGCCCACGGTGGCCAAGAGGAACACTTTCCTCACCGCCGAGTCCCTGCAGGAGATACGCGGCAAGCTGAAGAAGCTGTCGGACGAGAGCCTCTACAAGGAGGACTTCCTGGCCTACCACCAGAAGAAGCCAGTGGCGGCGCGGGAAATAAGCGTGGAGAAGGTAGATCCCTCGCCACCGGCTCAGTCGACCCCATCCGCCTTTCGGCCCGTTCACAACACCCACAGCCTGGAGTCCCGCCAGCGGCAGAGGGACACCAGCTCCAGCGAGTGGCATTTGCGGCGCAAGTCCTACGGCTTTGAGAAGATGTCGCCGCCCGAGGACAAGAGCATCTTCCGGGTTGATGCCTCCACGGATAGTGGTCTGGGCAGATCCGGTGAGCAGCTCGGCAACTGGTCTCCCACCGAAAAGGAGCGGGAGCGGAACGAGAGAAATGCGGCAGCGGCTCACCAGCACGGTGGAACAATCGTGCACTTTGGCCGGTCCCTGAAAACCACCGTCCCATCATCACCGGCCAGTCCCACGGATGGAGAGCTGAGCAAGCGGCATTCAATAGCAGTGGAGGAGACCTGGCGCGACGTCCGCAAAACCTCGCAGGTGCATGTGAACGGAGGAACCGCCGTCTCCAGCTCCTCCAACACCAGCCACCTGCAAAGGGGCAGCGCCCAAAAGCGGGTGGAGTTCTGCAAGACGGAGGTGCACTTTGCCGCCGAATCGGGTCGCGTTAATATAGTGGAGACCGACGGCAAGCCGCCGCCCACGCAAAACTTTCGCCGACGCCGCCGCACCACCACCTCCAGCGGTCCACTGCAGAGTCTGGTTAAGTCAGCCAGTGCCGGCGGTTCCAGCGGAGGCACCACCACGCAGACCAGCGAGGTGACCCACTTTGGCGACGCCGTGGATCGGCGCAAGACGATAGCCACCAGCACCGTGGCCTATCGGGCCGCACTCATGGATCCGCCGGAGGTTGTAAGCCAACCA ATTTCcagtagcagcagcaccaccgcGAGCAGCACTCAAGTGACGGTTACCACAGTGGCTAAGCCGGTGCATGAGCCGCGATTCAGTCTGATGGAGTCCACTTCGCGGAACAGCTACACCTCCACCAGTGGGGTGGATACCACGGACAACGAGACCGATGAGCTGTCCAATATTCGGGGGATCCTGAAGAACAAACCAGTGAAACCGAAGCCCTACCACCTGGGCGAAAACATAGAAAGCGCCGATGTGCTGTGGAGTGTGCCGGCCATGAAAATGGATCGAGACAGTCCCTCGGCTAGGGATATAG GAACCACCAGTGATTCGCCTGTTAGCCCCAAGTCTGTAGCCGAAAGGATTCGCATCGTGGAGCAGCGCCAACAGCTGAAGCACCCTTCGCCGGCCGGCAATGGATATTCCACCAAGATCAACGTGAGCTTGGGCTCCGAGGATTGGTCGGATCCAG GCACCGCCATGCATCATCATCCCAGTCCCAGCCCAAAATACCGCCAGTTCCGACGTCCCAGTGCCCaggagctgctgctggaggaTCTGCGCCAGCATCAGCGCATCCTGGACGAGGGTCTAAAGTCCACCTCGCTGATCATGAGGACCATGCGCTCGGCCAGCGAATTCGATGAGGCCATGCGTCGCTTGAGCATAGCTTCGATTGAGTCCGCTTTGGTGCAACCCCCGGTTGTGGTGCCCACGCCCATGTTGCGGTCACACAGCTACCATGAAGAGGGATCGGCTTCCTACTCGCCCACGCGGCGTCCCTCCACCGTGTCCACCACATCCATAACGAGCAGCGATCTCTTCGGCAGTGCTTTGTACGACTCCCTGTCCAGGACTCCGCTGGCCCCACCGCGTCTCAAGTTGCTGGGAAACACCCGAATCCCGGTGAGCCAGCAGCTGACCCAGCTCCGGAGGCTGTACGATGCCGCCGAACAGGATCCGGAAGACAGTGCTGACGAGGAGGTGAAGCGCTACTTCCGGGACAGCAACAGTGACAGCGGGGGAGGAACCCAAGGAAGCTCTTCGCCAGACCAGCAGCCGACGGAGTCCTTCAAGGGCAGCGAGTACTCCAGCAGCTGGAGTCGCCTCAAGGCCAGGCGAACTATCTGGAAAATCGAGGCACAAGATAAGATGCTTCAGCGAGCAG ATCTTCCTAAGTCCAATGTGATGAACATAGCGCTTCATGCTCCCCGAATCGAGAAGCCCAAGGTCACGCCCCCAACCCTTCGAATTGGCCAGCTTATCCCCGTTGCCAAGCCAAGGACGCTGTTTATTCAGCCCCAGGTCCAAGCGCAGAGTACCGTTGATAATGCCGACGAATCGGGCAGCGAATCTTTGAAGATTGTGAAAGAGGCACGCGGTGCTCGCAAGCTCCGTGAACATGAACTTTCCTACTTTGGagtacagcagcagcagcagcagtcgaaACTCCCGACCACCACCACGAACTCCAGACGGACCCTGCCCAGCCGAGGCAAAACGGACCAGAGTGATGGGACCAAGGACACGGCTAACACTCACACTCACACCAACACTACGACCACCACCAagtggcagctgctcaacgaTCGACCCGACCTTCTGAGGCACAGCAATCCCCAGCAGATCCACAATGGCACGACCAAGGACCTCGACCAGGATGGTGGCGACCTAGATGAGGACGAGGAGCACTGCTACGAGAACATTGCCACCGAGCTGACCACCACCTTCAGGGTAAAATCGCCCTCGCGCTCCCCGGACCGATCCCGGTCACCAAGCAGCTACGAGCGGAAGACCGACCTGCAGAGGGACGCTCAGATCCTGAGCGAAATGACCCGCAACGCTGATCAGACTCTGAAG GCTCTCTCCGATGAGGCAGCCATCAAGGATCAGCGGCGCAGATCCTGCTCCCTGCAGCGTCGCAGCTCCAAGCCCCTGGAGACCATTGACGAGAAGGTAAAGGCTTACCCCCCATTGATGGGCGTGGGCCGCGGCACCTTCGCCTCGGAGGCACGCCGCCACTCGCGGCAATCAACTCCTTCGCCACTGACTGCGCGCAGCTCGTCCCAGTCGTCCATTGACTGCTGTCCCCGCGATCGGTCGCGCTCCAGCTCGCGGGAGTCTATGACCCACGGCGGAGGGTCCTCCGATGACCAGGTGGCCACCAAACAGCGAGCCGAGCGTCTGCGTATGCGCACCCCCAAGCGAGAGAAATCGCGCCACGAACCAATCGAAGTTCGCTTTACCCGCCACAGCAGTAAGCCAAGGGGAGGCTCCAGTACCACTGCGGCATCTTCCCTGGAGTCCAAGCGGAGCGCACATCACAGTCGCCACAGCCGAGAGGTGGATCACTCCGCCGAGACCAAGACCTCCTCTTCCAGCCGCTTATTGAGATCTTCCCGAGCGGTGGATGACGGCCGTCCGAGACAGAGCAGCCATCGGGATCGGGAAAAGGAACGCGACCGGGAGCGCTCCCGAGGAACCGAAAAACATCGCGAGGAACTCACGCGATCCAGGG GTCACTCCAGTCGCTCTAGGCACAGTGAGCACCCGTCGTCGGGAGCGCGGGAGAGCAGTCGGCCAAGTAAGACGAGATCGAGTCGCAGTAGTCACGACTCGGAGACGACACACAAAAAGTCCTCAGCGACCGCCAAGAGCACAACAGCCAACTCGAAATCATCGAAAACCACAGCGCATAAACCACCATCCGCACTAGCCAGCACCACAACAACACCGACCACAACGCACCACGAACTGACGTACGTATACGTAACGAATTTAGCCAGTACCCATACCGACACCAGCGAAGAGTCACCAGGAAAACCAGTCGAAAGGGCCGGCGAACCAGCAAAAGAGGCTGACTACGCCAGTATCGACGAGGTGGAGGTGTCGGAAACACCTCAGCCCCCGCCGCGTAGCAAGCGCAAGAGATCCCTGATACCCGTGCCAGTGAGTCAGCCCGCCAGCTATGAGTATCGCACCAAGCTGCAGATGATACCGGCCAGCTACTCGAATCAGTCCACTCTGAGGTGTCGCAGCCTGGCCCGCAAGAAACCCTCCCTAAAGGCCACCCAGTCGACCAGCTCGAGCTTCGCCTTCCTGCCCTATTTGCCTGCCAAGCGGAACTCGAGCGTTAGCCATGTCTATGACAACTACCTGCTGTACGCCACCAGCGAGGAGTTGCGAAAGTCCGAGAAACTGCGTCCCTATCAAAACAATCTCAGCAATGAGCATGCGCAGCTTTTTGGCGGCGCGGCGCCAGGGGTGGTGGCCAGGGAGGGGCGTGGTCGCCTGGGCGGCTGGCCAAGGCGGCTGAAGATGCGGCAGGTGCGCAGCAGTGTGTCCACCCACCAGCCCTTTGGCATCTGCACATGTTCATAG
- the LOC108036749 gene encoding uncharacterized protein LOC108036749 isoform X4, with protein sequence MEVATTNNLSQSHHHHHNHRLQPSGGSGGSGGSRSPFQREVREWQRIDPNTGALFSGRLEADRWIDGPLNSYGKISDSQNISQPNGTQHTQRKQLEVLKARTANGAMQVIRTQTVQKSSSSWSSSASTTTSSTTHLRTSNSNGHDPPHKPTVLSPTDQGVEICELSDDCSLSGSDAGIVRTASASAATSSPAPAFTSASAPSRELIDDHVDFVVINGGASDQEDAADEHSHKGGHNLLPDTAPSLKLSNLMKSSSSISSQSSNNSNLTTAAQASNTHRSAGKISLHAIVGPESSSSSLSSSSLSAVWAKQADLYGQLPGGVGGSGAVDADVAGAPPTQRRDLESFRHYNDDDDDLRLTARHQRRQQVSQSVYAPPVPPIGSGLLQRSRSISTDDLSNDWEREDPAEQPVGEWRRVSKLRRSFQSQDHYKSPGPSTRPRPLDLPGSSVSVARLRAELENGRRLHTAMRNNHVDLAALDNILNTPSAKPTVAKRNTFLTAESLQEIRGKLKKLSDESLYKEDFLAYHQKKPVAAREISVEKVDPSPPAQSTPSAFRPVHNTHSLESRQRQRDTSSSEWHLRRKSYGFEKMSPPEDKSIFRVDASTDSGLGRSGEQLGNWSPTEKERERNERNAAAAHQHGGTIVHFGRSLKTTVPSSPASPTDGELSKRHSIAVEETWRDVRKTSQVHVNGGTAVSSSSNTSHLQRGSAQKRVEFCKTEVHFAAESGRVNIVETDGKPPPTQNFRRRRRTTTSSGPLQSLVKSASAGGSSGGTTTQTSEVTHFGDAVDRRKTIATSTVAYRAALMDPPEVVSQPISSSSSTTASSTQVTVTTVAKPVHEPRFSLMESTSRNSYTSTSGVDTTDNETDELSNIRGILKNKPVKPKPYHLGENIESADVLWSVPAMKMDRDSPSARDIGTTSDSPVSPKSVAERIRIVEQRQQLKHPSPAGNGYSTKINVSLGSEDWSDPDLPKSNVMNIALHAPRIEKPKVTPPTLRIGQLIPVAKPRTLFIQPQVQAQSTVDNADESGSESLKIVKEARGARKLREHELSYFGVQQQQQQSKLPTTTTNSRRTLPSRGKTDQSDGTKDTANTHTHTNTTTTTKWQLLNDRPDLLRHSNPQQIHNGTTKDLDQDGGDLDEDEEHCYENIATELTTTFRVKSPSRSPDRSRSPSSYERKTDLQRDAQILSEMTRNADQTLKALSDEAAIKDQRRRSCSLQRRSSKPLETIDEKVKAYPPLMGVGRGTFASEARRHSRQSTPSPLTARSSSQSSIDCCPRDRSRSSSRESMTHGGGSSDDQVATKQRAERLRMRTPKREKSRHEPIEVRFTRHSSKPRGGSSTTAASSLESKRSAHHSRHSREVDHSAETKTSSSSRLLRSSRAVDDGRPRQSSHRDREKERDRERSRGTEKHREELTRSRGHSSRSRHSEHPSSGARESSRPSKTRSSRSSHDSETTHKKSSATAKSTTANSKSSKTTAHKPPSALASTTTTPTTTHHELTYVYVTNLASTHTDTSEESPGKPVERAGEPAKEADYASIDEVEVSETPQPPPRSKRKRSLIPVPVSQPASYEYRTKLQMIPASYSNQSTLRCRSLARKKPSLKATQSTSSSFAFLPYLPAKRNSSVSHVYDNYLLYATSEELRKSEKLRPYQNNLSNEHAQLFGGAAPGVVAREGRGRLGGWPRRLKMRQVRSSVSTHQPFGICTCS encoded by the exons ATGGAAGTGGCCACAACAAACAATCTCAGCCAGAGCCATCACCATCATCATAATCACCGTCTGCAGCCCTCGGGTGGCTCGGGTGGCTCGGGGGGCTCGCGGTCCCCCTTCCAGAGGGAGGTGCGTGAATGGCAACGCATCGATCCCAACACCGGGGCCCTCTTCAGCGGACGCTTGGAGGCAGACCGCTGGATAGATGGACCGCTGAACAGCTACGGCAAG ATATCTGACTCCCAAAACATCTCACAGCCGAACggcacacagcacacacagCGCAAACAGTTGGAGGTGCTGAAGGCCCGCACCGCCAACGGCGCCATGCAGGTCATCCGCACCCAGACAGTGCAAAAGAGCTCGTCCTCGTGGTCCTCCTCCGCGTCCACCACAACCTCATCCACCACCCATCTGCGCACGAGTAACAGTAATGGCCACGATCCCCCCCACAAGCCCACTGTCCTGTCCCCGACCGACCAAGGTGTTGAAATCTGCGAGCTTAGCGACGATTGCAGCCTCAGCGGAAGCGATGCTGGCATCGTTCGtaccgcatccgcatccgcagcCACATCCTCGCCAGCCCCCGCCTTCACCTCCGCATCCGCCCCGAGCCGAGAGCTAATCGACGATCACGTTGACTTTGTTGTGATTAATGGAGGGGCGAGTGATCAAGAGGACGCTGCCGACGAGCATTCGCACAAGGGCGGTCACAATTTGTTACCTGATACGGCTCCGAGTCTGAAATTAAGCAATCTAATG AAAAGCAGTTCGAGCATTTCCAGCCAAAGCAGCAACAATTCGAACCTAACAACTGCAGCTCAGGCGAGCAACACCCACAGAAGTGCGGGCAAAATAAGCCTACATGCAATTGTGGGACCagaatcatcatcatcatcattatcatcgTCGTCATTGTCAGCGGTTTGGGCCAAGCAGGCTGACTTATATGGCCAACTCCCAGGCGGCGTGGGTGGTTCGGGTGCTGTTGATGCTGACGTCGCCGGGGCCCCACCAACGCAACGTCGTGATTTGGAAAGTTTCCGGCATTAtaacgatgacgacgacgatcTGCG ACTCACCGCTCGTCACCAGCGCCGACAGCAGGTGTCCCAGTCGGTCTACGCCCCTCCAGTGCCCCCAATAGGATCCGGTTTGCTGCAGCGCTCGCGCTCCATTTCCACGGACGATCTCAGCAACGACTGGGAGCGAGAGGATCCCGCCGAGCAGCCGGTGGGCGAGTGGCGCAGGGTCAGCAAGCTGCGTCGCTCCTTCCAGTCGCAGGATCACTACAAGAGTCCGGGCCCCTCGACTCGCCCTCGGCCCCTGGATCTGCCGGGAAGCTCGGTGAGCGTTGCCCGTTTGCGGGCGGAACTGGAAAACGGACGTCGGCTGCACACGGCCATGCGGAACAATCACGTGGACCTGGCCGCCCTGGACAACATTCTGAACACTCCGTCGGCGAAGCCCACGGTGGCCAAGAGGAACACTTTCCTCACCGCCGAGTCCCTGCAGGAGATACGCGGCAAGCTGAAGAAGCTGTCGGACGAGAGCCTCTACAAGGAGGACTTCCTGGCCTACCACCAGAAGAAGCCAGTGGCGGCGCGGGAAATAAGCGTGGAGAAGGTAGATCCCTCGCCACCGGCTCAGTCGACCCCATCCGCCTTTCGGCCCGTTCACAACACCCACAGCCTGGAGTCCCGCCAGCGGCAGAGGGACACCAGCTCCAGCGAGTGGCATTTGCGGCGCAAGTCCTACGGCTTTGAGAAGATGTCGCCGCCCGAGGACAAGAGCATCTTCCGGGTTGATGCCTCCACGGATAGTGGTCTGGGCAGATCCGGTGAGCAGCTCGGCAACTGGTCTCCCACCGAAAAGGAGCGGGAGCGGAACGAGAGAAATGCGGCAGCGGCTCACCAGCACGGTGGAACAATCGTGCACTTTGGCCGGTCCCTGAAAACCACCGTCCCATCATCACCGGCCAGTCCCACGGATGGAGAGCTGAGCAAGCGGCATTCAATAGCAGTGGAGGAGACCTGGCGCGACGTCCGCAAAACCTCGCAGGTGCATGTGAACGGAGGAACCGCCGTCTCCAGCTCCTCCAACACCAGCCACCTGCAAAGGGGCAGCGCCCAAAAGCGGGTGGAGTTCTGCAAGACGGAGGTGCACTTTGCCGCCGAATCGGGTCGCGTTAATATAGTGGAGACCGACGGCAAGCCGCCGCCCACGCAAAACTTTCGCCGACGCCGCCGCACCACCACCTCCAGCGGTCCACTGCAGAGTCTGGTTAAGTCAGCCAGTGCCGGCGGTTCCAGCGGAGGCACCACCACGCAGACCAGCGAGGTGACCCACTTTGGCGACGCCGTGGATCGGCGCAAGACGATAGCCACCAGCACCGTGGCCTATCGGGCCGCACTCATGGATCCGCCGGAGGTTGTAAGCCAACCA ATTTCcagtagcagcagcaccaccgcGAGCAGCACTCAAGTGACGGTTACCACAGTGGCTAAGCCGGTGCATGAGCCGCGATTCAGTCTGATGGAGTCCACTTCGCGGAACAGCTACACCTCCACCAGTGGGGTGGATACCACGGACAACGAGACCGATGAGCTGTCCAATATTCGGGGGATCCTGAAGAACAAACCAGTGAAACCGAAGCCCTACCACCTGGGCGAAAACATAGAAAGCGCCGATGTGCTGTGGAGTGTGCCGGCCATGAAAATGGATCGAGACAGTCCCTCGGCTAGGGATATAG GAACCACCAGTGATTCGCCTGTTAGCCCCAAGTCTGTAGCCGAAAGGATTCGCATCGTGGAGCAGCGCCAACAGCTGAAGCACCCTTCGCCGGCCGGCAATGGATATTCCACCAAGATCAACGTGAGCTTGGGCTCCGAGGATTGGTCGGATCCAG ATCTTCCTAAGTCCAATGTGATGAACATAGCGCTTCATGCTCCCCGAATCGAGAAGCCCAAGGTCACGCCCCCAACCCTTCGAATTGGCCAGCTTATCCCCGTTGCCAAGCCAAGGACGCTGTTTATTCAGCCCCAGGTCCAAGCGCAGAGTACCGTTGATAATGCCGACGAATCGGGCAGCGAATCTTTGAAGATTGTGAAAGAGGCACGCGGTGCTCGCAAGCTCCGTGAACATGAACTTTCCTACTTTGGagtacagcagcagcagcagcagtcgaaACTCCCGACCACCACCACGAACTCCAGACGGACCCTGCCCAGCCGAGGCAAAACGGACCAGAGTGATGGGACCAAGGACACGGCTAACACTCACACTCACACCAACACTACGACCACCACCAagtggcagctgctcaacgaTCGACCCGACCTTCTGAGGCACAGCAATCCCCAGCAGATCCACAATGGCACGACCAAGGACCTCGACCAGGATGGTGGCGACCTAGATGAGGACGAGGAGCACTGCTACGAGAACATTGCCACCGAGCTGACCACCACCTTCAGGGTAAAATCGCCCTCGCGCTCCCCGGACCGATCCCGGTCACCAAGCAGCTACGAGCGGAAGACCGACCTGCAGAGGGACGCTCAGATCCTGAGCGAAATGACCCGCAACGCTGATCAGACTCTGAAG GCTCTCTCCGATGAGGCAGCCATCAAGGATCAGCGGCGCAGATCCTGCTCCCTGCAGCGTCGCAGCTCCAAGCCCCTGGAGACCATTGACGAGAAGGTAAAGGCTTACCCCCCATTGATGGGCGTGGGCCGCGGCACCTTCGCCTCGGAGGCACGCCGCCACTCGCGGCAATCAACTCCTTCGCCACTGACTGCGCGCAGCTCGTCCCAGTCGTCCATTGACTGCTGTCCCCGCGATCGGTCGCGCTCCAGCTCGCGGGAGTCTATGACCCACGGCGGAGGGTCCTCCGATGACCAGGTGGCCACCAAACAGCGAGCCGAGCGTCTGCGTATGCGCACCCCCAAGCGAGAGAAATCGCGCCACGAACCAATCGAAGTTCGCTTTACCCGCCACAGCAGTAAGCCAAGGGGAGGCTCCAGTACCACTGCGGCATCTTCCCTGGAGTCCAAGCGGAGCGCACATCACAGTCGCCACAGCCGAGAGGTGGATCACTCCGCCGAGACCAAGACCTCCTCTTCCAGCCGCTTATTGAGATCTTCCCGAGCGGTGGATGACGGCCGTCCGAGACAGAGCAGCCATCGGGATCGGGAAAAGGAACGCGACCGGGAGCGCTCCCGAGGAACCGAAAAACATCGCGAGGAACTCACGCGATCCAGGG GTCACTCCAGTCGCTCTAGGCACAGTGAGCACCCGTCGTCGGGAGCGCGGGAGAGCAGTCGGCCAAGTAAGACGAGATCGAGTCGCAGTAGTCACGACTCGGAGACGACACACAAAAAGTCCTCAGCGACCGCCAAGAGCACAACAGCCAACTCGAAATCATCGAAAACCACAGCGCATAAACCACCATCCGCACTAGCCAGCACCACAACAACACCGACCACAACGCACCACGAACTGACGTACGTATACGTAACGAATTTAGCCAGTACCCATACCGACACCAGCGAAGAGTCACCAGGAAAACCAGTCGAAAGGGCCGGCGAACCAGCAAAAGAGGCTGACTACGCCAGTATCGACGAGGTGGAGGTGTCGGAAACACCTCAGCCCCCGCCGCGTAGCAAGCGCAAGAGATCCCTGATACCCGTGCCAGTGAGTCAGCCCGCCAGCTATGAGTATCGCACCAAGCTGCAGATGATACCGGCCAGCTACTCGAATCAGTCCACTCTGAGGTGTCGCAGCCTGGCCCGCAAGAAACCCTCCCTAAAGGCCACCCAGTCGACCAGCTCGAGCTTCGCCTTCCTGCCCTATTTGCCTGCCAAGCGGAACTCGAGCGTTAGCCATGTCTATGACAACTACCTGCTGTACGCCACCAGCGAGGAGTTGCGAAAGTCCGAGAAACTGCGTCCCTATCAAAACAATCTCAGCAATGAGCATGCGCAGCTTTTTGGCGGCGCGGCGCCAGGGGTGGTGGCCAGGGAGGGGCGTGGTCGCCTGGGCGGCTGGCCAAGGCGGCTGAAGATGCGGCAGGTGCGCAGCAGTGTGTCCACCCACCAGCCCTTTGGCATCTGCACATGTTCATAG